The genomic stretch TGCGCTTGAGCGCCTGGTTGCGCTCGACGAGCGCGGCCCCGGGGGCCGTCTTCACGAGCAGGTGGGAGACGCGCACGCGCTCGGCCACCGCGTCCCTCATCCGCATGCCGAAGGCGAGGTAGGCCTGGCCGGTCTCCTCGGGCATGCCCTTGACGACGTCGGTGCTGCCGGAGGCCACGAGCTTCAGCTTGTCGTAGGCGGCCTGCAGGGCCTTGTCGTCGGGCTCCTTGACGGTGGGCCGGACCTTCTCCTCGATGACCTTGCGCATGAGCAGCTGGCGCCGGATGCGGTCCTGGAACTGCTCCTCGTTGAGCCCTTCCTTCTTGAGCTCCTCGAGCAGCGCGCCCTTCATCTCGCCGTCGCTGCGCTTCTTGCCCGTGGCCTCGTCGAGGCGGAAGTTGCGCTCCTGGATCTCCTCGATGCCCTTCTCGAGCTCGCGGGCGTAGACCTTCAGGCCGAGCTTCTCCCCTTCCTGGGCGAGCAGCTCGTCGTCGACCATCTGGTCGAGCACCTTCTGGCGCATCTCCTTGACCGCTTCGTCCTCGCGCAGGAGCTGGGGCATGCCGCGCATCCAGCTCTCGGTCACCGACTTCACGTTCTTGCGGTACTCCGAGAGCAGCAGGGGCTTGCCGTTGACGCGGGCGACGACGTCCTCGAGCACGGCGGCCGAGAGGGGCGCGGCGGCGAGGAGCACGGCGAGAGCGAGGGTCCTATTTGAACTGGGCATCGAGCACCTCCACGGGGAAAGACGTCTGGAGCGACTGAAGATGGCGGTCGAGCTTCTCCTTCTCGAGTATCCGGCGGATCCTCGGCTCGGCCTTCTCATAGGGGACGGGCTTCTCCCCCTCCTTCTGCACGACGTGATAGCCGAACTTGCTGCGCACGGGGCCGGCGATCTCGCCGGTCTTCATGTGCCAGACCACTTCGAACTCGGGGATGAGCTCGCCGAAGAGGGCCGGGGGCATGCGCCCGCCGCCGGCGGCGGTGTCGGCGTCGAGGGAGAGCTTCTGGGCGATGGCCGCGAAGCCGCCCCCGCGGGCGGCCGCGGCGGCCTTCTCGGCCTCCTCGGGAGAGGCGAGGAGGATGTGCCGGACCTGGGCCTCGGCGGGGTGCTTCTCGAAGAAGGCGCGGATCTCGGCCTCCTCCACCTTGAGGACCCCTTTGCTCCGCAGCTCCTCGAACCACATCCGCGTGAGCAGGTAGTCTCCGGCCTCGCGGAGCTTCTCTTCTTCCTCGCGGCGCAGCGCGGCGACCTGGTCGCGGTACTCCGTGCGCTTCTCGACGCCGGCCTTGCGGGCGGCCTCGAGGACCATCTTCTCCCGGATGAGCACGTCGAGGAACTGGCGCTGGCCGTAAGGGCTGAGCACGTAGTTGCGGTAGTCCGGAGCGACCTCGCCGAGCTTGCGCCGGAACTCCGATTCGGTGATGTAGGAGCGGCCGACCCGCGCGATGCGGCGGTCCTCTCCGCGCCGACAGGCGGCGGCGAAAAGCAGCAGGGAAACGGCTCCGAAAGCGAGGGCCCTCGTCATGGGGGCTACTTTACCATTTTCCGTGCGAAGAGGGCCTCGAGCCGGTCGACCGCGGCCTCCCCGCCCAGCCGGACGCGGAAGCCGTCCCCCTCGGAGGAGCGCAGGAACTCGAGGCGCGGTCCGAGCTCCCCCATCCAGCGGGAGAGGACCTCGGCCTCCGGCCCCCCGCCGGGATGGAAGTGGACCTCCGCCGCCCCCGGCCGCTCGGCCACGACGCGCACCCCGAAGGCGGCGGCCGCGCGCCGCAGGCGCAGGACCCGGAAGAGGTTGCGCACCGGCTCGGGCGGCGGACCGGAGAGGTCGGTGAGCTCGGCCTCGAGCCTCGGGAAGTCCGCCTCCTCGGCGCCGAGGAGCCGCTTGTAGAACTCGATGCGCTCGAAGTCCCCGGGCAGGTAGTCCTCGGGGAGGAAGGCGGGGACCGCGAGGTCCATGGTCGGCGGCTCGGGAGGGCGCTTCGCGCCCTTGCGCCGCTGCAGACGCCGGACCTCGTCGTCGAGCATCTGGCAGTAGAACTCGAGGCCGACGGAGTTCAGATAGCCGCTCTGCCGCGAGCCGAGCAGGTCGCCGGCCCCGCGGATCTCGAGGTCCCGCATCGCCAGCTGCAGGCCCGAGCCCAGCTGGGTGAACTCGCGCAGCGCCCGCAGACGGGCCCGCGCCTCCTCGGTGAGCGGCTCCTCCGAGTCGGGCTTGGCGGGATAATAGAGCCAGCAGTAGGCCTTCTGCCGCTCGCGGCCGATGCGCCCGCGCAGCTGATAGAGCTGCGAGAGCCCGAAGGCGTGCGCGTCCTCGACGAGCAGGGTGTTGACCGTCGGGATGTCGAGACCCGACTCGATGATGGTGGAGGCCGCGAGCACATCGGACTTGCGGTTGAAGAAGTCCCACATCGCCGTCTCGAGCGCGTCGGCGCGCATCTGCCCGTGCGCGACGGCGATCCGCAGGCCCGGGAGGCGCTCCCGGAGCTCGGCGACCCGCGCCGGGAGGTCGCGCACGCGGTTGCAGAGGTAGAAGACCTGCCCGCCGCGCGCGAGTTCCGCCTCGATGGAGGCGCAGACATGGCGGAGGTCGTAGGGGAGCACCCCCGTCGAGATCGGCTGGCGCCCGGTCGGGGCGCTGCGGATGAGCGAGACGCCGCGCAGGCCGCTGAGGGCCTGGTAGAGCGTGCGGGGGATGGGCGTCGCCGAGAGCGCGAGACTGTGCACGTCCTTGCGCAGGGCCTTCAGCCGCTCCTTGTCGCGGACCCCGAAGCGGTGCTCCTCGTCGATGACGAGCAGGCCGAGGTCCTTGAAGCGCACATCGCCCTGGAGGAGGCGGTGCGTCCCCACCACGACGTCGGCCTCCCCCCGGGCGAGGGCCTCGAGCGTCCGCCTCTGCTCGGCCGCGGTCTGGAAGCGCGAGAGCCCGACGACGCGGACCGGATACTCGGCGAAGCGCGCGCGGAAGACCCGCAGGTGCTGGTCGGCGAGGATCGTCGTGGGCACGAGCAGCGCGCACTGCGCGCCGTTGGCGGCGCACTTGAGCGCGGCCCGCATGGCCACCTCGGTCTTGCCGAAGCCCACGTCGCCGACGACGACGCGGTCCATCGGGTGGGGCGACTGCATGTCCGAGCAGACCTCCTCGATGGCGCGGCGCTGGTCGGGGGTCTCCTCAAAGGGGAAGGACTCGGCGAACTCCTCCTCCATGCGCGTGGGGCCGCCGAAGGCGCGGCCCGGCAGGGCGGCGCGCTCGGCCTGCAGGCGCAGCAGTTCGTCGGCCATCTCGCGCACGCCCTCGCGCACGCGTTCCTGGACCTCCTCCCAGCCCTCCCCCTCCAGCGAGGAGAGCCGCGGCCGGGCGCCCTCGGCGCCGACGAACTTCTGCACCTGCCGGAAGTCCGTCATGGGGATGAACATCCGGTCGCCGCCGCGGAACTCGAGGGTCAGGCAGTCGGTCGCCGACTCCTCTTCACCGGAGGGCGCGGCGCGGCCCAGGATGCGCTTGCCGTCCTCGCGCGGAGCGGAGGAGTCCGGCGCGACGCGCACGCGCACCGTCTCCAGGCCGTGGTAGCGCGCGACGCCGCAGCGTTCGTGGACGACGTAGTCGCCCTTGCGCAGCTCGCCCCAGCGCAGGCGGCCGGCGCCGGCGTGCTTGGCGGCCCAGCCCCTGGGGGGCCGGTAGCGGCGGCCGAAGATCTCGGCGGTGGAGAGCACCGCCAGCTTGAGCCCCGGCAGAAGGAAGCCGCGGCGCAGGGGACCGATGAGGAACTGCGCTCCACCGGCGCGGCGCTCGAGCATCTCCTGCACGCGCTCGTCCTCGCCGCGGTTGAGCGAGAAGAGGAGCGTCGTCCAGCCCGCGCGCTCCCATTCGGCGAGCCGCGCCGCGAGCAGGCCCATGTCCCCGCGGACGACGGGCGGCTCGGCCCCGCCGAGGTCGAGGCCTTCGGCCGAGGAGATGCCGACGACGACGGCCCGCGCGGGGGGCTCCTCGAGCAGGCCCTCCTCGTAGAGCCAGAGGGCGTCGGAGAGCCGCTCGCGCAGGGTCGCGGACGGAGCCGCGGGTGCGGCGACGGTCTCGCCCGCCGCGGGGTCCGGGGGAGCCGGGACGGCGACGGCCTCGTCGAGGAAGTCGGTGAGGCCCGCCTGCGTGGAGGGGTCGAAGAGCCGGATGGACTCCACGCGGTCGCCGTCGAAGAGGAGGCGGGCGGGGCGGGCGGGCTCGGGAGGGAAGAGGTCCACCACCGCGCCGCGGATCGCGAACTCGCCGGGCGCCTCCGCGAACTCGACGCGCCGATAGCCGAGGGCGGCGAGCCGCTCGACGAGCGGCCCGCGCGGGACCTTCTCGCCGGCGTGCAGCGCGAGCCGGAGCGCGGCGTACTCCCCGGCGCCGGGCGCCGCTCCGGCGAGCCCCTCCGGGGTCGCGAGCACGATGCGCGCTCCGCGGTGCAGGCGCTCGAGCGCCTCGGCGCGCCCGGCGGGGTCCTCTCCGAAGAAGGCGGTCTCGACCTTCGCCCCGCGCACGGCGGAGAGGGCCCGGAGGGCGTCCTCGAGGTCCTCGAGCGCTTCCTCGTCGCGCAGGGCGCAGACGATGGGCCCCTCACCCGCAGGACGCAGCGCGCGCGCCACCGGCTCCGGGAGGCCCGTGCCGTCGAGGATCCCGAGCACGAGCTGCGCCCAGGCGCCGGGACCGGGGACCCCGCAGAGCCGCACGAGCGGGGAGGCGGGACCTTTCTTCTTCAAGCGGGGAGCCGGTCGCGGAGGCTGCGCGCGAGCGCGAAGGCGTCCTCGGTCGACGGGCCGCAGGTCCCCTCGAGACGCACGGCGTCGGCGCCGTCGTCGCGGGACCAGAAGACGCGCAGGCGCCGCTCCCCGCCGGCTCCGACGGACGCCAGGGCGCCGAGCGGGGTCGAGCAGCCGCCGCCCACCGCCGAGAGGAAGGCGCGCTCGAGCTCGACCTCCAGGCGCGTGCGCTCGTGGGCGACCCGGGACAGCGCGGCGAGGACTTCGGAGCGGTCGGCGCGGGCCTCGAGAGCGAGCGCGCCCTGCCCGGGCGCGGGGAGAACGAGCTCGGGCGGGAGCGGCTCGCGCGGCACCTCGTCGAGGCCGAGCCGGCGCAGGCCGGCGGCGGCGAGCACGAGCCCGGCCCAGCCGTGCTCCTTGAGCTTGCGCAGGCGCGTGTCCACGTTGCCGCGCACCGCCGTGAAGGCAAGTCCGGCGCGCGCGCGCCGCAGCTGAACCTGCCGGCGCAGGGAGGCGGTCGCGATGACGCCGCCCTCCGGGACCTGCGCCCAGGACGGGCTCGTCCCCGGGATGAAGGCGTCGCGCGGGTCCTCGCGCTCCGGGAAGGCGGCGAGGACGAGTCCCTTGGGAAGCTCTCCGGGAAGGTCCTTCGAGGAGTGCACGGCGTAGTCGATCTCGCCGCGCAGGAGGGCCTCTTCGATCTCCTTCACGAACATCGCTTTGACGTTGGGAGAAGAAGGCTTCACGGGAGCATCGGGTCGCGCGAGGCTGAATGCGTCGCCCGAGGTCTTGATGAAGACGAACTCGGTCTCGAGGCCGGGGTTCGCCTCCTCGATGCGCCGGGCGATCTGGGCGGACTGGGCGCGGGCGAGGGGCGACCCGCGTGTTCCAAGGCGCATTCTCTTCATGGTCGCATCTCCCTGGGAGCACGTCGGAGCGTCGCCTGCTCGCCGCGCAGCGTGGCCTGGAGCCAGGAGTCGAAGCAGAGCGCCTCGAGGCCGGCGAGCTCGCGCGCCTTCTCCACCTCGCCGCGGCGGCGCTCGAGGTTCTCGGCGACGATGGCCTCGAGGTCCTTGAGCGCGTAGAGATAGACGTCGTCGAGGGCGCCGACGTCCTCGGCCACGTCGCGCGGCATCGCGATGTCGATGAGGAAGAGCGAACGCCCGTGGCGCCGCGCGAGCGCGGTCTCGACGGCCTCGCGCCGGAGCACGGGCTCGGGCGCGCCGGTGGAGGCGAGGACGACGTCGGTCTCCGCGAGGAGGTCCGGGAAGGACTCCCAGGACACGACGGAGACCTCCGTTCCGGCCTTGGCGGCCTCCGGCGTCAGCGCCGCGGAGAGCTCCTGCGCCCGCGAGAGGGTCCGGTTGGCGATGCGCACACGGCCCGCGCGGGCCTCCAGGAGGTGCCGGACCGTCTTCTCCGCCATCTCGCCGGCGCCGAGGACGAGCACGCGGCAGTCCTTGAGCCGGCCGAAGACGCGCTCGGCGAGCTCGACGGCGACGGAGGCCGCCGAGGTCTGCCCCATCGCGAGGGCGGTGCGGGTGCGCACCTCCTTGCCGACGAAGAGGGCTCGCTGGAAGAGGGTGTTGGTGAACTTGCCCGTGACCGCGGCGGCGCGCGCGGCCTCGTAGGCGCCCTTCACCTGGGCGAGGATCTCGCTCTCGCCGAGCACCAGCGAGTCGAGCCCCGCGGAGACCTCGAAGAGGTGGCGCACGGCCTCCCCGTCGACGGCGGAGGACGCCCGGGCGGCGAAGCCCTCCCCCCCCAGCCCCTCGACGAGGGAGGCGAGCCGGGCGCTGAGCGCCGCCCCCTCTCCCTCGGCGAAGGCGTAGACCTCGAAGCGGTTGCAGGTGGAGAGCGCGACGGTCTCCGCGAAGCCGGCCTCCCCCGCCGCGGAGAGGACGGCGCGGGCGTCGAGCCGCGCCAGCCTCTCGCGCAGCTCGAGCGGCCCGGTGCGGTGGTTGACTCCGACGAGGACGATGGGCACTCCGGCTCCATTCTACTATAGACCGCCCGCGTGATATCATACGGACCCATGACGACGGCCCGGACGGTCCTCTTCAACAAGCCCTACGGAGTGCTCTCGCAGTTCACCCCACGCGACGGGCATCCCTCGCTCGCCGGCTTCGGCCTGCCCGCGGGCCTCTATGCGGCGGGACGGCTCGACCACGACAGCGAGGGGCTGCTCCTGCTGACCTCGGACGGGGCGCTTCACCATCGTCTCACGGACCCGCGCTTCGCGCACCCGCGGACCTACCTCGCGCAGGTCGAGCGCGTTCCCGCGGCGTCGGCCCTCGCGCTCCTCGCGCGAGGGCCGGAGCTCGCGGAGGGTCCGACGCGTCCCTGCAAGGTCCGTCTCCTCGGAGAGGACCCCTCGCTGCCGCCGCGCGACCCGCCCGTCCGCTTCCGCAAGAGCGTCCCGACGGCCTGGCTCGAGCTGACGCTCACGGAGGGGCGCAATCGCCAGGTCCGGCGGATGACCGCGGCCGTCGGGCACCCCACCCTGCGGCTGGTGCGGGTCCGCATCGGAGCTCTGAGCCTCGAAGGACTCGAGCCGGGCCGCTGGCGCGCGCTCACCCCCTCCGAACTCCGCGGCCTGTAGAACGAGGAGCCCTCCCGTACGGGGAGGGCTCCTGCGTCCGCGATCCCGAAGGACCCGAGCTACTTCTTCGTCGAATCGAACGTCAGCTTCGCGCTCAGCGGACCGACCCGGAGAGTGAAGTCGCCGTCCTCGAGGACCGGGGAGCCCTTCTCGTCGGGATAACTCAGGTCCTTCTGCGCGTCGATGAGGAAGGAGACCTCCTTCGACTCTCCGGGCGCCAGCGCGATCTTCTCGTACTGCTTGAGCCGCTTGACCGGGCGCGTGATGCGGGCCACCTCGTCGCTCAGATACCAGAGCACGGCCTCGCGGCCGGCGCGCTTGCCCTTGTTGGTCACGCGCACGCTCGCGCGGACCTTCCCGGCCGGGCCCACGCGCTCGGCGTCGAGCTTCAGGCCCTCGTAAGCGAACTGCGTGTAGGAAAGGCCGGCCCCGAAAGGATACTGCGCCGTCGTGCGGTCCGACGACTTGTGATGATAGGCCACGACGTGGCCGGGAGCCGCGGGATAGGAGAAGGCGAGCTTGCCGCTCGGATTCGTCTTCCCGGAGAGGACCTCGGCGATGGCCGTCGCGCCCTCGAAGCCGGGCAGGCCGGCGAAGAGCACCGCGCCCATCCGGTCGGTGATCGTGGAGATGACCCGGGGCCGCGCCTCGACGAGGACGAGGACGCAGGGCTTGCCGCTCTCCGCGGCGGCGGCCGCCAGGTCGAGCTGCTCGTCGGGCATGGAGAGGTCCTCGATGAGGCCCTCCTGCTCGGTCGCGGGCTCCTCTCCGAGGGCGAGGACGACGACGTCGGCGGCCGAAGCCGCCTTCCGGAACGCCATCCGCACGGGACTCCCGGGAGCGCCCGCCGCGGGAGCGAGGCGGACCTCGGCGGCCGGGAACTCCTTCTTCAGGGCGGCGAGGATCGTCGGCATGGAGGCCGGATACTCGGCCTCGGGACGCCCGAGCCAGCCCAGCGTCCAGGCGCCGCCGAGGTGGCGCTTGGAATCCGCCGCGGGCCCCGCGACGAGGATGGAGCGCGTCTTCGGCGAGAGCGGCAGGACGCCCTTCTTGTTCTCGAGGAGGACCAGGGCCTCGCGGGCGGCCGCCAGCGCGGCGGCCTTGTGCTCGGGGGCGCCCACGCGCGCGAGCCGGTCGGCGCTCGGGAAGGGGTGCTCGAAGAGTCCGAGCTCGAACTTGAGGCGCAGGACGCGCGCCGCGGCCTCGTCGATGCGCGCCGCGGAGACCTTCCCCTCGCGAACGAGCGCGACGAGGTTGCGGCTGAAGTCGGTCGTGTACGGGGTCATGGCCATGTCCATGCCCGCGTTCACCGCCATGCGCGCGGCGTCCTTCTCGTCGCGCGCGACGCGGTGCTCCTTGACCAGCTTCGTGATGTGGTCCCAGTCGCTGAGGACCACGCCTTTGAAGCCGAGCTCGCCGCGCAGGAGCTCCGTGAGATGGCGGTGCGAGGAGAGCACGGGGACGCCGTTGATCTCTCCGTAGTTCACCATGACGGTCTTCACCCCGGCCGCGATCGCGGCGCGGAAGGACGGCACGAAGAACTCGTAGAGATACTGGTCGGGGATCTGCGCCGGAGAGCGGTCCCAGCCCGACTTGGGGTCGGAGTAGCCGAGGAAGTGCTTCGCGGTCGCCGCCATGCGGTAGGGGGCCGTCTTCGGCTCCTCCTGCAGGGCCCGCACGAAGGCGCTCCCCATGCGCGCGACGACGAGCGGCTCCTCGCCGAAGGTCTCGAAGAGGCGCGACCAGTAGGCGTTGAGCCCGACGTCGAGGATGGGCGCGAAGTTCCAATGATGTCCGAGATCGGCGGCTTCCAGCGCGGTGACGCTCCCCTCGCGCGCCGCGAAGGCGTCGTCGAAGGTGCAGGCGATCGAGAGGTTCTGCGGGAAGATGGTCGCGCCGCTGACGTAGTCGGCCCCGTGGACGTGGTCGATCCCGTAGACGATGGGGATGCCGAGCCGCGACTCCTCGAGCGCGATCTTCTGCAGCTCGGTCCCGTAGCGGACCCACTGCGCGGGCGGCACGGCGATGCCGTTGAGGAAGGAGCCGACGTGGTCCTCGCGCACGAGCTTGCGCAGCTTCTCCGGGACGACGTCGACGGCGACGTTCTGGTCCGAGTTGTAGGCCGAGAAGTTGAGCTGGGTCATCTGCCCGACCTTCTCCTCGAGCGTCATGCGCCCGAGCAGGTCCTTCACGCGCGCCTCGACGGGCGCCTTCGGGTCCTTATAAAGGGGCTTCTCGGGAGCGGCGGCCGAAGCGAAGGGGACGAGGAACGTCAGGAGCGTCGCGGCGAGCGTGAGTGGCATGACCATCCTCCGGGGTTGCGGCCGTGTGCGAGCATACAAAAGAGCGGGGGGAGCTGCGCAACGCCCCCCCTTCAGGTCTTCTCGAAGCCGGCGAGCCGCAGACCCTTCTCGATCTCGGGATTCGCCATGAACCAGCCCCACACGCGCCCGGTCCGCAGGTTCTCGGCGCTGAGCAGGGTGATGCCGACGTCGATGCCGATGACGTCGGCGTCGAACCAGCCGGTCGTGGGATTGAAGGCGTCGACGAAGCCGTAGCGCCGGTAGACCTTCTCCCCGTACTTCGCCTTCATGGCCCGAAGGGCGTCGAGCGACGCCCGGGGGGTGAACATGAGCGAGCCGCCGGGCGCGCAGGGGACGACCGAACCGTCGATGTGGCTCTCGCGCGGGGGCCCGCCCCAGGCGATGTAGCGCTCCTCGGAGGCGTCGGAGGCCGTGACGCCCCAGACCGCCCCCCCGTACGACTTCGGGAACTCCTTGCCGAGCTCCTCGAGGCAGAACCTCCGGTGCGCGAGCGTCGCTTTCACCGAGTTGTCGAAGTAGTCGACCGGCCGCTTCCCCTTCTCCCGCCAGGCGCGCAGGTCCAGCCAGGCCTGCGGGTACTGGTGCATGAAGAGCGAGGTGTCCTTGTGGTCCAGGTAGCGGAAGCCGCCGTACTCCTTCCAGTTCCGCTTCCAGGCGCTCCAGGCCTTCGGCGTCAGCGCCCGGCCGGGCGCCCCGATGCCGACGAGCGTGAGGATCGGGTGCTCGCAGTAGCGGTTCCAGCGGTCCGAGATGAAGCCGGTCTCGGGATGATAGCCCATGGAGAGCAGGGCGGGGTCGCCGGCGAGCATCGCCGGGTAGTCCACGCGCGCGTAGAGCTCGGTCGCGAGCCGCACGATCTCGGGGTCGTCCTTGAAGCACTGCCGGACGGTGAGGACGCCCGCGAGGAGCAGCGCGGTGTCGATGGTG from Elusimicrobiota bacterium encodes the following:
- the hemA gene encoding glutamyl-tRNA reductase, which encodes MPIVLVGVNHRTGPLELRERLARLDARAVLSAAGEAGFAETVALSTCNRFEVYAFAEGEGAALSARLASLVEGLGGEGFAARASSAVDGEAVRHLFEVSAGLDSLVLGESEILAQVKGAYEAARAAAVTGKFTNTLFQRALFVGKEVRTRTALAMGQTSAASVAVELAERVFGRLKDCRVLVLGAGEMAEKTVRHLLEARAGRVRIANRTLSRAQELSAALTPEAAKAGTEVSVVSWESFPDLLAETDVVLASTGAPEPVLRREAVETALARRHGRSLFLIDIAMPRDVAEDVGALDDVYLYALKDLEAIVAENLERRRGEVEKARELAGLEALCFDSWLQATLRGEQATLRRAPREMRP
- the hemC gene encoding hydroxymethylbilane synthase, whose product is MKRMRLGTRGSPLARAQSAQIARRIEEANPGLETEFVFIKTSGDAFSLARPDAPVKPSSPNVKAMFVKEIEEALLRGEIDYAVHSSKDLPGELPKGLVLAAFPEREDPRDAFIPGTSPSWAQVPEGGVIATASLRRQVQLRRARAGLAFTAVRGNVDTRLRKLKEHGWAGLVLAAAGLRRLGLDEVPREPLPPELVLPAPGQGALALEARADRSEVLAALSRVAHERTRLEVELERAFLSAVGGGCSTPLGALASVGAGGERRLRVFWSRDDGADAVRLEGTCGPSTEDAFALARSLRDRLPA
- a CDS encoding glucoamylase family protein — encoded protein: MQARRWGLAFLLSLAAPAARAAGTAPSAPPLTREDEAFLDDLQRRSLSFFLEQTDLRTGLTRDRARADGSTYTSDRGKVASSAATGFMLSALCVGEARGWLAKDAARDQARRTLEFYVGRSTHVGGWYYHFVDPGTGERRWNSEVSTIDTALLLAGVLTVRQCFKDDPEIVRLATELYARVDYPAMLAGDPALLSMGYHPETGFISDRWNRYCEHPILTLVGIGAPGRALTPKAWSAWKRNWKEYGGFRYLDHKDTSLFMHQYPQAWLDLRAWREKGKRPVDYFDNSVKATLAHRRFCLEELGKEFPKSYGGAVWGVTASDASEERYIAWGGPPRESHIDGSVVPCAPGGSLMFTPRASLDALRAMKAKYGEKVYRRYGFVDAFNPTTGWFDADVIGIDVGITLLSAENLRTGRVWGWFMANPEIEKGLRLAGFEKT
- a CDS encoding peptidylprolyl isomerase, with the translated sequence MTRALAFGAVSLLLFAAACRRGEDRRIARVGRSYITESEFRRKLGEVAPDYRNYVLSPYGQRQFLDVLIREKMVLEAARKAGVEKRTEYRDQVAALRREEEEKLREAGDYLLTRMWFEELRSKGVLKVEEAEIRAFFEKHPAEAQVRHILLASPEEAEKAAAAARGGGFAAIAQKLSLDADTAAGGGRMPPALFGELIPEFEVVWHMKTGEIAGPVRSKFGYHVVQKEGEKPVPYEKAEPRIRRILEKEKLDRHLQSLQTSFPVEVLDAQFK
- a CDS encoding glycoside hydrolase family 3 N-terminal domain-containing protein; translated protein: MPLTLAATLLTFLVPFASAAAPEKPLYKDPKAPVEARVKDLLGRMTLEEKVGQMTQLNFSAYNSDQNVAVDVVPEKLRKLVREDHVGSFLNGIAVPPAQWVRYGTELQKIALEESRLGIPIVYGIDHVHGADYVSGATIFPQNLSIACTFDDAFAAREGSVTALEAADLGHHWNFAPILDVGLNAYWSRLFETFGEEPLVVARMGSAFVRALQEEPKTAPYRMAATAKHFLGYSDPKSGWDRSPAQIPDQYLYEFFVPSFRAAIAAGVKTVMVNYGEINGVPVLSSHRHLTELLRGELGFKGVVLSDWDHITKLVKEHRVARDEKDAARMAVNAGMDMAMTPYTTDFSRNLVALVREGKVSAARIDEAAARVLRLKFELGLFEHPFPSADRLARVGAPEHKAAALAAAREALVLLENKKGVLPLSPKTRSILVAGPAADSKRHLGGAWTLGWLGRPEAEYPASMPTILAALKKEFPAAEVRLAPAAGAPGSPVRMAFRKAASAADVVVLALGEEPATEQEGLIEDLSMPDEQLDLAAAAAESGKPCVLVLVEARPRVISTITDRMGAVLFAGLPGFEGATAIAEVLSGKTNPSGKLAFSYPAAPGHVVAYHHKSSDRTTAQYPFGAGLSYTQFAYEGLKLDAERVGPAGKVRASVRVTNKGKRAGREAVLWYLSDEVARITRPVKRLKQYEKIALAPGESKEVSFLIDAQKDLSYPDEKGSPVLEDGDFTLRVGPLSAKLTFDSTKK
- a CDS encoding pseudouridine synthase → MTTARTVLFNKPYGVLSQFTPRDGHPSLAGFGLPAGLYAAGRLDHDSEGLLLLTSDGALHHRLTDPRFAHPRTYLAQVERVPAASALALLARGPELAEGPTRPCKVRLLGEDPSLPPRDPPVRFRKSVPTAWLELTLTEGRNRQVRRMTAAVGHPTLRLVRVRIGALSLEGLEPGRWRALTPSELRGL
- a CDS encoding DEAD/DEAH box helicase; its protein translation is MKKKGPASPLVRLCGVPGPGAWAQLVLGILDGTGLPEPVARALRPAGEGPIVCALRDEEALEDLEDALRALSAVRGAKVETAFFGEDPAGRAEALERLHRGARIVLATPEGLAGAAPGAGEYAALRLALHAGEKVPRGPLVERLAALGYRRVEFAEAPGEFAIRGAVVDLFPPEPARPARLLFDGDRVESIRLFDPSTQAGLTDFLDEAVAVPAPPDPAAGETVAAPAAPSATLRERLSDALWLYEEGLLEEPPARAVVVGISSAEGLDLGGAEPPVVRGDMGLLAARLAEWERAGWTTLLFSLNRGEDERVQEMLERRAGGAQFLIGPLRRGFLLPGLKLAVLSTAEIFGRRYRPPRGWAAKHAGAGRLRWGELRKGDYVVHERCGVARYHGLETVRVRVAPDSSAPREDGKRILGRAAPSGEEESATDCLTLEFRGGDRMFIPMTDFRQVQKFVGAEGARPRLSSLEGEGWEEVQERVREGVREMADELLRLQAERAALPGRAFGGPTRMEEEFAESFPFEETPDQRRAIEEVCSDMQSPHPMDRVVVGDVGFGKTEVAMRAALKCAANGAQCALLVPTTILADQHLRVFRARFAEYPVRVVGLSRFQTAAEQRRTLEALARGEADVVVGTHRLLQGDVRFKDLGLLVIDEEHRFGVRDKERLKALRKDVHSLALSATPIPRTLYQALSGLRGVSLIRSAPTGRQPISTGVLPYDLRHVCASIEAELARGGQVFYLCNRVRDLPARVAELRERLPGLRIAVAHGQMRADALETAMWDFFNRKSDVLAASTIIESGLDIPTVNTLLVEDAHAFGLSQLYQLRGRIGRERQKAYCWLYYPAKPDSEEPLTEEARARLRALREFTQLGSGLQLAMRDLEIRGAGDLLGSRQSGYLNSVGLEFYCQMLDDEVRRLQRRKGAKRPPEPPTMDLAVPAFLPEDYLPGDFERIEFYKRLLGAEEADFPRLEAELTDLSGPPPEPVRNLFRVLRLRRAAAAFGVRVVAERPGAAEVHFHPGGGPEAEVLSRWMGELGPRLEFLRSSEGDGFRVRLGGEAAVDRLEALFARKMVK
- a CDS encoding peptidylprolyl isomerase, which codes for MPSSNRTLALAVLLAAAPLSAAVLEDVVARVNGKPLLLSEYRKNVKSVTESWMRGMPQLLREDEAVKEMRQKVLDQMVDDELLAQEGEKLGLKVYARELEKGIEEIQERNFRLDEATGKKRSDGEMKGALLEELKKEGLNEEQFQDRIRRQLLMRKVIEEKVRPTVKEPDDKALQAAYDKLKLVASGSTDVVKGMPEETGQAYLAFGMRMRDAVAERVRVSHLLVKTAPGAALVERNQALKRTEALRKKLVEGADFAETAMKESDDAESAPRGGDLGFILRGWMPSEFEKAAFALPVGEISEPVESKFGFHLIRVQEKKAKDSITFERFKGDIGQFLYNMQSQTALIDYLKKLRTAATLELKAPPAE